A region from the Peromyscus maniculatus bairdii isolate BWxNUB_F1_BW_parent chromosome 5, HU_Pman_BW_mat_3.1, whole genome shotgun sequence genome encodes:
- the LOC102906149 gene encoding ral guanine nucleotide dissociation stimulator-like, with protein sequence MFSCCLGMTRGSEPKKEKRGGHGGGHGGTRRSRVHSWFQRLWPFGRRDTNSNQGSQGQDHTNQVAKVSAPKDLKESCRKACFSTLEEVVIHLVISLQIGDLSVVLTFICIHQRYAYFYPDCEEDEEVMDTISTFLDIRIEKFPEDFCQASVLSILKQVKNYLIVNIPHSDVLMHVNELLTQLQTEVASNSEASTEEASEMPASAAHP encoded by the exons ATGTTTTCTTGTTGTCTTGGAATGACTCGAGGCTCAGAAcctaagaaagagaaaagaggaggccaTGGTGGAGGCCATGGTGGTACCCGGAGATCCCGGGTTCACTCCTGGTTCCAACGCCTCTGGCCATTTGGCCGGAGAGACACAAACTCAaaccagggcagccagggccaggATCACACAAACCAG GTTGCAAAGGTGTCTGCCCCAAAGGACCTGAAGGAGTCCTGTAGAAAGGCCTGCTTCAGTACTTTGGAAGAGGTTGTGATTCACCTGGTGATTTCCCTGCAGATTGGGGACCTCTCGGTTGTTCTCACGTTCATTTGCATACATCAAAG GTATGCATACTTCTACCCTGATTGTGAAGAGGATGAAGAAGTTATGGA CACCATCTCCACCTTCCTGGATATACGGATTGAGAAGTTCCCTGAGGATTTTTGCCAGGCATCAGTCCTGTCCATTCTGAAACAAGTGAAGAACTACTTGATTGTCAACATTCCCCATTCAGATGTTCTCATGCATGTCAATGAACTCCTGACCCAGCTGCAGACAGAAGTGGCCAGTAACTCAGaggccagcactgaggaagccTCAG AGATGCCTGCATCAGCAGCACATCCTTAG